One stretch of Daphnia pulicaria isolate SC F1-1A chromosome 8, SC_F0-13Bv2, whole genome shotgun sequence DNA includes these proteins:
- the LOC124310857 gene encoding uncharacterized protein LOC124310857, with the protein MSTRSRSVRKSLQPTFKQQGSMPDRCVHKFKGRDENLKLNKTDEMENNLEDPTSRVSEPKCKREERKRRVDLKCFQPTDWLSSIKPCKSPFYPQVGDEVMYFKQGHEMYVAAVQQKNLYEINPDLLPWTKQIIQQQEWVKIIGIEFEIKPPRLVCLKLGIIDPVSGLLTRKCFSIEYHDMDDIQDFLVLKQDYDKAVKRPWKRLQQFRSLMNDDCGVQMWWEGQFIKSEPLDAKFPESMFLCYCVRWDNGDHERLSPWELENIDPGRRPCRTGASVNLLPIEICSSLYTPQTCDWPPLGDRDFECDRISKGISQVMSLYEAKHFCAPVNLELFPAYAFTVKYPMDLSTIKARLEHRFYRRLAAVEYDVLRIRTNALIFNDPEKSDIVRNSSIISDLCLEIIRNSDLDISTFYCELLEKYKVHGIKVKGSVVKLPVAKHQIEQSTSFALTFTNVVTGSSRSSTSKQKLVFNPTQGSSSFVSSNHASVKLSSSFTVEPIVDDLTTDNYKTSESLTHQNSRNSETATTSTMKKKVTSPIGVQVEQSLKRRKTTSVIAPTAISSDEQFSGTTIQECDTSLSTYLNQNAPVTTKNVLKRKSVTKENLDTTCTTVSSLPRVGSDGILAVNSTEYVHSHIDCSSMGICEESSVLSQNEIFSPMNNHLNFTRILPAEKNPRLFIPNKTPVSVPITPFPTPIPIAISTPVQVCPETSSLSTNISLKKADKYASKSLLSKNLFGSEKRINSRKLKSGGWSVSLHDFPSKKAYILIEDKSPQSCLPQQGSLFERVEMESCFSSNTLHHCPESKTISSPSVTQEILTPDAKVMIDSYPTVSAFLNLDTKSKQREDHAQVEDPRVSFAIPSIQSPLFPEESESSPSFQSADVLIEQILAESKLTMLKQKTKRKKKKSELSACFDFSKLDEDCREPFQKKLKKRENCFKERDSLASDVIPLEEIKKQSLNPEVTLTPTNFVDYVSYEKGILPVSLKSRLTMERQLSVSTNKTSSRKNKGKSSEATGCNKHSVLPEDNQSLLSQSADELIEQILVESKRTILKEKASKKSEKKRKIKSKLSVIPPLSKANNDCLEPLQAKSKLKKIHARIGHFPALNAIPVEDNQSVENEVTLTPTNFVDGNSYEKGRTTSTLKELPALECQVAVSTNKTVSKEKKHRSSEGICHNQQSVFSEESEFTSSESVDALIEQILAESKGDILKQKTSRNKSVKKKESKVRVMPISRLSMLDKDCQEPPKRKSKHGRNCTRVTDHSAFTEEGGSILMQSDDAIIQEILAESKRSVLKQKTSLRQIIF; encoded by the exons ATGAGCACCCGTTCCAGGAGTGTTAGAAAAAGTTTGCaaccaacatttaaacagCAGGGTTCTATGCCTGATAGATGTGTACACAAATTCAAAGGCAGagatgaaaatttgaaactaaatAAG ACTGATGAAATGGAGAATAATTTAGAAGATCCTACTTCCAGAGTATCTGAACCAAAATgcaagagagaagaaagaaaaagaagggtgGACCTGAAGTGTTTCCAGCCAACAGATTGGTTGTCTTCAATAAAGCCGTGTAAATCACCTTTCTATCCTCAAGTGGGAGATGAAGTCATGTACTTTAAACAAG GTCATGAAATGTATGTAGCTGCTGtgcaacaaaaaaatctttatgaAATCAACCCAGATTTACTTCCTTGGACTAAACAGATCATTCAGCAACAAGAGTGGGTTAAAATCATTGGTATAGAGTTTGAGATCAAACCACCGAGACTTGTATGCTTGAAA CTCGGAATAATCGATCCGGTCAGTGGATTGTTAAcgcgaaaatgtttttctatCGAATATCATGATATGGACGACATTCAGGATTTCTTGGTGTTAAAACAGGATTATGATAAGGCCGTTAAGCGCCCCTGGAAGCGTTTGCAACAATTCCGAAGTCTCATGAATGATGATTGCGGAGTTCAAATGTGGTGGGAAGGACAATTCATAAAAAGTGAACCATTGGACGCTAAGTTTCCTGAGTCCATGTTCTTGTGCTACTGCGTCAG gtGGGATAATGGTGATCATGAACGTCTTAGCCCATGGGAATTGGAAAATATTGATCCAGGTAGAAGACCTTGTAGGACTGGTGCCAGTGTTAATTTACTGCCGATTGAGATTTGTAGCTCGTTGTACACACCCCAAACGTGTGATTGGCCCCCCCTAGGTGATCGAGATTTCGAATGTGATCGAATATCCAAAGGAATTAGCCAAGTCATGAGTCTTTATGAGGCTAAACATTTTTGTGCACCCGTCAACCTTGAATTGTTCCCTGCCTACGCTTTTACTGTCAAATACCCAATGGATCTTTCGACTATCAAAGCTAGACTTGAACATCGCTTTTATCGTCGCTTAGCTGCAGTCGAGTACGATGTTCTTCGTATACGCACCAACGCGCTCATATTCAACGATCCCGAAAAATCTGATATTGTTAGAAACTCTTCCATCATCTCTGACTTATGCCTGGAAATTATCCGAAACAGTGACCTTGATATCTCAACATTTTATTGTGAACTCCTGGAAAAGTACAAAGTTCATGGAATCAAAGTAAAGGGGTCAGTGGTAAAGCTCCCCGTTGCAAAACATCAAATCGAACAATCGACTTCTTTCGCTCTTACTTTCACCAACGTTGTTACTGGTTCGAGCCGTTCATCGACATCAAAACAGAAATTAGTATTCAATCCTACTCAGGGATCTTCTTCATTTGTGTCATCTAATCATGCTTCTGTCAAGCTCTCCTCATCTTTCACCGTTGAACCTATTGTTG ATGATTTGACCACGGATAATTACAAAACTAGTGAAAGCTTGACTCACCAGAACAGCCGCAACTCAGAGACTGCCACTACAAGcacaatgaaaaagaaagttaCCAGTCCGATTGGCGTACAAGTTGAGCAGTCGcttaaaagaaggaaaacaacatCGGTAATCGCTCCGACAGCCATTTCCAGCGACGAGCAATTTTCAGGCACAACTATTCAAGAGTGCGATACTTCTTTGTCTACTTATCTCAACCAAAATGCACCAGTTACCACGAAgaatgttttgaaaaggaaGAGTGTGACGAAAGAAAATCTTGATACTACATGCACTACGGTATCTTCATTGCCTAGGGTGGGCAGTGATGGAATTCTGGCAGTCAATTCTACAGAGTATGTCCATTCCCACATCGACTGCTCAAGTATGGGAATTTGCGAAGAAAGCAGCGTCCTCTCCCAAAATGAGATTTTTTCTCCAATGAACAATCATCTGAACTTCACAAGAATTCTACCAGCAGAAAAGAATCCACGCTTGTTCATTCCTAACAAAACGCCTGTTAGTGTTCCAATTACTCCTTTTCCCACTCCTATTCCTATCGCCATTTCCACACCTGTGCAAGTTTGTCCAGAGACATCATCATTGTCTACAAACATTTCACTGAAAAAAGCGGATAAATATGCGTCGAAGAGCTTGTTATCTAAAAATCTATTCGGTTCTGAGAAAAGGATCAATtccagaaaattgaaatcgggtGGATGGAGTGTTTCATTACACGACTTCCCCTCCAAAAAAGCTTACATCCTAATAGAAGATAAATCACCGCAATCGTGTCTACCACAACAAGGTTCGTTGTTTGAAAGAGTTGAAATGGAGTCGTGTTTTTCTTCGAACACTTTACATCATTGTCCCGAATCCAAAACGATATCTTCGCCTTCAGTTACTCAAGAAATCTTGACACCTGATGCCAAAGTGATGATTGACTCATATCCTACCGTTTCggcgtttttaaatttagacacTAAATCGAAACAGAGAGAAGATCATGCTCAAGTAGAAGATCCCCGTGTTTCATTTGCCATTCCATCGATTCAAAGTCCTTTGTTTCCTGAAGAAAGTGAATCATCACCTTCATTTCAATCTGCGGATGTACTTATCGAACAAATTCTTGCCGAATCCAAACTTACTATGCTGAAGCAGAAGActaagaggaagaagaaaaaaagtgaactTTCTGCGTGTTTTGACTTCTCAAAGTTAGATGAAGATTGCCGAGAacccttccaaaaaaaattaaagaagagagaaaattgtttcaaaGAAAGGGATTCTTTAGCTTCAGATGTCATTCCGctcgaagaaattaaaaaacaatcacTAAACCCGGAGGTTACGCTGACTCCCACGAATTTTGTCGACTACGTTTCGTATGAAAAGGGTATACTTCCTGTAAGTTTGAAATCAAGACTCACGATGGAACGCCAACTCAGTGTCTCTACAAACAAAACTAGTTCcaggaaaaataaaggcaaatcCTCCGAAGCAACGGGTTGCAACAAACATTCTGTGTTACCTGAAGATAATCAATCACTTTTATCTCAATCCGCAGACGAACTTATCGAACAAATTCTTGTTGAATCTAAACGCACTATTCTGAAGGAGAAAGCTAGCAAGaagtcagaaaagaaaaggaagataaAATCCAAATTGTCTGTTATTCCACCTTTGTCGAAGGCAAACAATGATTGCCTAGAACCCTTGCAAGCAAAATCGAAGCTCAAGAAAATTCATGCCAGAATTGGACATTTCCCCGCTTTAAATGCGATTCCAGTCGAGGATAACCAATCTGTAGAAAATGAGGTTACGCTCACGCCTACGAATTTTGTAGACGGTAATTCATATGAAAAGGGTCGAACCACTTCTACTCTAAAGGAGTTGCCCGCGTTGGAATGTCAAGTCGCTGTCTCTACAAACAAAACTGTCTCTAAAGAAAAGAAGCACAGATCCTCTGAAGGAATTTGTCACAACCAACAGTCTGTATTTTCTGAAGAAAGCGAATTTACTTCATCTGAATCCGTTGACGCACTTATCGAACAGATTCTTGCTGAATCCAAAGGCGATATTCTGAAGCAGAAGACTAGCAGGAACAAATcagtaaagaagaaagaaagtaaAGTACGTGTCATGCCCATTTCGCGTTTGTCGATGTTAGACAAAGATTGCCAAGAacctccaaaaagaaaatcgaagcACGGAAGAAATTGTACCCGAGTTACCGATCATTCTGCGTTCACTGAAGAAGGCGGATCAATTTTGATGCAATCCGATGATGCAATTATTCAAGAAATTCTTGCTGAATCCAAACGTTCCGTTCTGAAGCAGAAGACCAGC CTACGTCAGatcatattttga
- the LOC124311379 gene encoding nose resistant to fluoxetine protein 6-like: protein MFAFCLLGITVATATIHDNWKGNDSRQSFAIQLLYCFSARKNCKTLFSTKGAKDNLSCVNGIRVLSTCWIVLIHFGGAFTLPRLIYNRQMAVEKTLQLSYQFITNGLFAVDTFFLLSGLLVAFTQLRQLDQNNGVFNLKRFYLHRYIRLTPVYAALVAFISTLYPYVGTGPDWNFVVQKSKALRKSWWANLMYINNYVKPVRNWATNPEMPSPETWYLACDMQMFLISPLFIYPIRR, encoded by the exons AT GTTCGCATTTTGTCTTTTGGGCATTACAGTCGCAACGGCGACAATTCACGATAACTGGAAAGGAAACGATTCTCGACAATCGTTCGCTATTCAGTTGCTTTACTGTTTTTCCGCTAGGAAGAACTGCAAAACTTTATTTTCGACTAAAGGTGCAAAAGATAACTTATCGTGTGTAAACGGGATACGAGTTTTGTCAACTTGCTGGATTGTTCTAATCCATTTTGGCGGTGCGTTTACGTTACCAAGATTAATATACAACCGACAAATGGCTGTTGAG AAAACATTACAACTGAGTTATCAGTTCATAACAAATGGATTGTTCGCAGTTGATACTTTCTTTTTACTGAGTGGCCTACTAGTTGCATTTACACAATTGCGCCAATTAGATCAGAATAACGGAGTTTTCAACCTCAAGCGATTTTATCTCCACCGCTACATCAG ACTTACCCCAGTGTATGCAGCTTTAGTGGCGTTCATTTCGACACTGTATCCGTACGTGGGAACTGGTCCTGACTGGAATTTTGTGGTACAGAAGAGCAAAGCTTTAAGAAAATCCTGGTGGGCCAACTTGATGTACATCAATAACTATGTGAAACCAGTAAGAAACTGGGCGACAAATCCTGAAATGCCTTCCCCAGAGACTTGGTATCTTGCCTGCGACATGCAAATGTTCTTGATCAGTCCGCTCTTCATTTATCCAATTCGGCGCTAG